One genomic region from Frateuria soli encodes:
- a CDS encoding DEAD/DEAH box helicase — protein MSSPVPGPTPAGHDPAPAGFAALALRPEVQQALADVGYESPSPIQAATIPSLLEGRDVLGQAQTGTGKTAAFALPILSRIEARPGKPQALVLAPTRELAIQVAEAFQRYAAHIPGFQVLPIYGGQSYGPQLHALRRGVHVVVGTPGRVIDHMDKGTLDLSELRYLVLDEADEMLRMGFIDDVEKVLQATPSTRQVALFSATMPAPIRKIAQAHLKEPVEVTIKAKTTTAANIRQRYWFVSGMHKLDALTRILEAEPFDAMIIFARTKQATEELAEKLTARGLAAAAINGDIAQPQRERVIQQLKDGKLDILVATDVAARGLDVERISHVFNYDIPYDTESYVHRIGRTGRAGRSGEAILFVTPREKGMLRAIERATRQPIEEMKLPTVEAVNDVRIARFKQRITDTMAQGELGQFQQLIEQYEQEHNVPALEIAAALARIAQGDRPLLLTPPPKREYERREPAPREARERDGERRPPHERKPREPREGAPPRSFDNRPPRPHNAPEPGKRTYRIEVGHEHGVKPGNIVGAIANEAGLESQFIGRVSIRSDYSLIDLPEGMPSEVFDHLKKVWVSQQQLRISEWDGNEEAAGSAPPRRSRPGGFKPRTGGKPPRRK, from the coding sequence ATGTCATCCCCCGTTCCAGGTCCCACGCCGGCCGGTCACGACCCGGCGCCGGCCGGTTTTGCCGCGCTCGCGCTGCGCCCCGAAGTCCAGCAGGCGCTGGCCGACGTCGGCTACGAGTCGCCCTCCCCCATCCAGGCGGCCACCATCCCGTCGCTGCTCGAAGGCCGCGACGTGCTCGGCCAGGCGCAGACCGGTACCGGCAAGACCGCCGCGTTCGCGCTGCCGATCCTCTCGCGCATCGAGGCCAGGCCCGGCAAGCCGCAGGCCCTGGTGCTCGCCCCCACGCGTGAACTGGCCATCCAGGTGGCCGAGGCGTTCCAGCGCTACGCCGCGCACATCCCCGGCTTCCAGGTGCTGCCGATCTATGGCGGGCAGAGCTACGGCCCGCAGCTGCACGCGCTGCGCCGCGGCGTGCACGTGGTGGTCGGCACGCCCGGCCGCGTGATCGACCACATGGACAAGGGCACGCTGGACCTGTCCGAGCTCAGGTACCTGGTGCTGGACGAGGCCGACGAGATGCTGCGCATGGGCTTCATCGACGACGTCGAGAAGGTGCTCCAGGCCACGCCGTCGACGCGCCAGGTCGCGCTGTTCTCGGCCACCATGCCGGCGCCGATCCGCAAGATCGCCCAGGCGCACCTGAAGGAACCGGTCGAGGTCACGATCAAGGCCAAGACCACCACGGCAGCCAACATCCGCCAGCGCTACTGGTTCGTCAGCGGCATGCACAAGCTCGATGCGCTGACCCGCATCCTGGAAGCCGAGCCGTTCGACGCCATGATCATCTTCGCCCGCACCAAGCAGGCGACCGAGGAGCTGGCCGAGAAGCTGACCGCGCGCGGCCTGGCCGCCGCCGCGATCAACGGCGACATTGCCCAGCCGCAGCGCGAGCGGGTGATCCAGCAGTTGAAGGACGGCAAGCTCGACATCCTGGTCGCCACCGACGTGGCCGCACGCGGCCTGGACGTCGAGCGCATCAGCCACGTCTTCAATTACGACATCCCCTACGACACCGAAAGCTACGTCCACCGCATCGGCCGCACCGGTCGCGCTGGGCGCAGCGGCGAGGCGATCCTGTTCGTCACCCCGCGCGAGAAGGGCATGCTGCGCGCGATCGAGCGGGCCACGCGCCAGCCGATCGAGGAGATGAAGCTGCCCACCGTCGAGGCCGTGAACGACGTGCGCATCGCCCGCTTCAAGCAGCGCATCACCGACACCATGGCGCAGGGCGAACTGGGCCAGTTCCAGCAGCTGATCGAGCAGTACGAGCAGGAACACAATGTGCCGGCGCTCGAGATCGCCGCCGCGCTCGCGCGCATCGCACAGGGCGACCGCCCGCTGCTGCTGACGCCGCCGCCCAAGCGCGAGTACGAGCGGCGCGAACCGGCGCCGCGTGAAGCGCGCGAGCGCGATGGCGAACGCCGCCCGCCACACGAGCGCAAGCCGCGCGAACCCCGCGAAGGCGCCCCGCCGCGGAGCTTCGACAACCGTCCGCCGCGCCCGCACAACGCACCCGAACCGGGCAAGCGCACCTATCGCATCGAGGTCGGCCACGAGCACGGCGTCAAGCCCGGCAACATCGTCGGCGCCATCGCCAACGAGGCCGGCCTGGAAAGCCAGTTCATCGGCCGCGTCAGCATCCGCAGCGACTACAGCCTGATCGACCTGCCCGAAGGCATGCCCTCGGAGGTGTTCGACCACCTCAAGAAAGTCTGGGTCAGCCAGCAGCAGCTGCGCATCAGCGAGTGGGATGGCAACGAAGAGGCCGCCGGCAGCGCACCCCCGCGGCGGTCGCGGCCGGGCGGGTTCAAGCCGCGTACGGGCGGCAAGCCGCCGCGGCGCAAGTAG
- a CDS encoding YkgJ family cysteine cluster protein, with protein sequence MAHPCLSCGACCAFFRIAFHWSETDPFLGGTVPVELTEKLDPHRVVMRGTQARQPRCVALKGTIGEAAYCGIHPIKPSVCREVEPSWEFGRHSPQCDKGRIAHGLRPLTPEDWLDPSGDSAPPLPQSA encoded by the coding sequence ATGGCCCATCCCTGCCTGAGCTGCGGCGCCTGCTGCGCCTTCTTCCGCATCGCCTTCCACTGGTCCGAAACCGATCCCTTCCTGGGCGGTACCGTGCCGGTCGAACTGACCGAAAAGCTGGACCCGCACCGCGTGGTGATGCGCGGCACCCAGGCCAGGCAGCCGCGCTGCGTGGCGCTCAAGGGAACCATCGGCGAGGCGGCCTATTGCGGTATCCACCCGATCAAGCCCTCGGTGTGCCGCGAGGTCGAACCCTCGTGGGAGTTCGGTCGGCACAGTCCCCAGTGCGACAAGGGCCGCATCGCGCACGGCCTGCGTCCGCTGACGCCGGAAGACTGGCTCGATCCCTCGGGCGACAGCGCGCCACCGTTGCCGCAGAGTGCCTGA
- the cysC gene encoding adenylyl-sulfate kinase: MLRFITCGSVDDGKSTLLGRLLYDAGMLADDQLDALRRDSRKRGGEALDFALVTDGLDAEREQGITIDVAWRYFHTARRSFIVGDCPGHEQYTRNMATGASQADLAVVLVDARKGLLPQTRRHTYICALLGIRRIVLAVNKMDLVGLDADVYASIVEPYRALAASMGVEAVDALPVVAPDGDNVGLRSTRMPWYQGPGLLELLETLEAGVASPERFRLPVQWVNRPDQHFRGYAGTVCGGRVEVGEEVLVQPGGQRARVERIVGPSTDLAQAVTGQAVTLCLDRELDISRGDVIAAVAQPAAVADQFGCHLVWFGDQPLLPGRGYLLQLGTATVNARVTAIKHKIDVNTQAPLAARRLELNDVGYCNIDLDRPLPFERYADNRTLGGFVLIDRQSNATVACGMLDFALRRAANIHWQHTDVDKATRAQAKGQQPLCVWFTGLSGAGKSTIANLVERKLAAQGFHTYLLDGDNLRHGLNVDLGFTAEARVENVRRVAEVAHLMVDAGLVVLVCVISPFAGERAFARGRFAEGEFVEVFVDTPLAECERRDPKGLYAKARAGRISNFTGIDSPYEPPASAELHLHTGEQRAEQLAEQVLDYLRDRLA, translated from the coding sequence ATGCTCCGCTTCATTACCTGCGGCAGCGTCGACGACGGCAAGAGCACGCTGCTGGGGCGCCTGCTGTACGACGCCGGCATGCTCGCCGACGACCAGTTGGACGCGCTGCGCCGCGACAGCCGCAAGCGCGGCGGCGAGGCGCTGGATTTCGCGCTGGTCACCGACGGACTGGATGCCGAGCGCGAGCAGGGCATCACCATCGACGTCGCCTGGCGCTATTTCCATACCGCGCGACGCAGCTTCATCGTCGGCGACTGCCCGGGACACGAGCAGTACACGCGCAACATGGCGACCGGCGCCTCCCAGGCCGACCTGGCGGTGGTCCTGGTCGACGCCCGCAAGGGCCTGTTGCCGCAGACGCGCCGGCATACCTACATCTGCGCGTTGCTTGGCATCCGCCGTATCGTGCTGGCGGTCAACAAGATGGATCTGGTGGGGCTCGATGCGGACGTCTACGCATCCATCGTCGAACCTTACCGTGCGCTTGCCGCGTCGATGGGCGTCGAAGCGGTCGATGCGCTGCCGGTGGTGGCGCCGGACGGCGACAACGTGGGCCTGCGTTCGACGCGCATGCCCTGGTACCAGGGTCCCGGCCTGCTCGAGCTGCTGGAGACGCTGGAGGCCGGGGTGGCGTCCCCGGAACGTTTCCGCCTGCCGGTGCAATGGGTGAACCGCCCCGACCAGCATTTCCGCGGCTATGCCGGCACCGTGTGCGGCGGGCGCGTGGAGGTGGGCGAGGAGGTGCTGGTGCAGCCGGGCGGGCAGCGCGCGCGGGTCGAGCGCATCGTCGGCCCGTCGACGGATCTTGCCCAGGCCGTCACCGGGCAGGCGGTCACGCTGTGCCTGGATCGCGAACTCGACATCAGTCGGGGCGACGTGATCGCCGCCGTAGCGCAGCCGGCGGCGGTCGCCGACCAGTTCGGCTGCCACCTGGTCTGGTTCGGCGACCAGCCGCTGTTGCCCGGCCGCGGCTACCTGCTGCAGCTGGGCACGGCCACGGTCAATGCGCGCGTTACCGCGATCAAGCACAAGATCGACGTCAATACGCAGGCGCCGCTGGCGGCGCGCCGTCTGGAACTCAACGACGTCGGCTACTGCAACATCGACCTGGACCGGCCGTTGCCGTTCGAGCGCTATGCCGACAACCGCACGCTGGGCGGCTTCGTTCTCATCGACCGCCAGAGCAACGCCACGGTCGCCTGCGGCATGCTCGACTTCGCCCTGCGGCGGGCGGCCAACATCCACTGGCAACACACCGACGTGGACAAGGCCACCCGGGCGCAGGCCAAGGGCCAGCAGCCGCTGTGCGTCTGGTTCACCGGCCTGTCGGGCGCCGGGAAGTCCACCATCGCCAACCTGGTCGAGCGCAAGCTGGCGGCGCAGGGTTTCCACACCTATCTGCTGGACGGCGACAACCTGCGCCACGGGCTCAACGTGGACCTGGGTTTCACCGCCGAGGCGCGCGTGGAGAACGTGCGCCGCGTGGCGGAGGTCGCGCACCTGATGGTCGACGCGGGGCTGGTGGTACTGGTGTGCGTGATCTCGCCCTTCGCCGGGGAGCGCGCGTTCGCGCGCGGGCGCTTCGCCGAGGGCGAATTCGTCGAGGTGTTCGTGGACACGCCGCTGGCCGAGTGCGAGCGGCGCGATCCGAAGGGGCTCTATGCCAAGGCGCGGGCCGGGCGGATCAGCAACTTCACCGGCATCGATTCGCCGTACGAGCCGCCGGCCTCGGCGGAGCTGCACCTGCATACCGGGGAACAACGCGCCGAGCAGCTGGCCGAGCAGGTGCTGGATTACCTGCGGGACCGCCTGGCCTGA
- the ypfJ gene encoding KPN_02809 family neutral zinc metallopeptidase: MDWQKGERSRNVQVDSGRGGGGFGFGGGRGMGIGGLIVLAILGWVFFKDPTALLDQGGPTGPTTAQVGEPAQVDPQQRDFVSAILGSTEKTWGDIFAANERQYVDPKLELFSGGVRTACGLASTAVGPFYCPGDQKVYLDLSFFQELQDRFGAAGDFARAYVIAHEVGHHVQNLLGVFDQVRQARERGAPMEGAGGLSVRQELQADCFAGVWASRTEQRLHWLEAGDVEEALNAASRIGDDTLQRETQGSVMPDSFTHGTSAQRVKWFKTGLQSGQVSSCDTFSGEI, encoded by the coding sequence ATGGATTGGCAGAAGGGCGAGCGCAGCCGCAACGTGCAGGTCGACAGCGGTCGCGGTGGCGGCGGATTCGGCTTCGGCGGTGGCCGCGGCATGGGCATCGGCGGCCTGATCGTGCTGGCCATCCTGGGCTGGGTGTTCTTCAAGGACCCGACCGCGCTGCTCGACCAGGGCGGCCCGACCGGCCCGACCACGGCGCAGGTCGGCGAGCCGGCACAGGTCGATCCGCAGCAACGCGACTTCGTCAGCGCGATCCTCGGCTCCACCGAGAAGACCTGGGGCGACATCTTCGCCGCCAACGAGCGGCAGTACGTCGACCCGAAGCTCGAGCTGTTCAGCGGCGGCGTGCGCACCGCCTGCGGACTGGCGTCCACCGCGGTGGGCCCGTTCTACTGCCCGGGCGACCAGAAGGTCTATCTCGACCTGTCGTTCTTCCAGGAGTTGCAGGACCGCTTCGGCGCCGCCGGCGATTTCGCCCGCGCGTACGTGATCGCGCACGAGGTGGGCCACCACGTGCAGAACCTGCTGGGCGTGTTCGACCAGGTGCGGCAGGCACGCGAGCGGGGTGCGCCGATGGAGGGCGCCGGCGGTCTCTCGGTCCGCCAGGAACTGCAGGCCGACTGCTTCGCAGGCGTGTGGGCCAGTCGCACCGAACAGCGGCTGCACTGGCTGGAGGCGGGCGACGTGGAGGAGGCCCTCAACGCCGCCAGCAGGATCGGCGACGACACGCTGCAGCGCGAGACCCAGGGATCGGTGATGCCCGATTCGTTCACCCACGGCACCTCGGCGCAACGGGTGAAGTGGTTCAAGACCGGGCTGCAGAGCGGGCAGGTGTCCAGTTGTGACACGTTCTCCGGGGAGATCTGA
- a CDS encoding MAPEG family protein, whose product MREHLPALVTLLTVLLMFGTAFAVGIARGRYQVQAPATTGHPAFERAFRVQMNTLEATLLFLPTLWLAAHYGFAFWAGIAGLVWLAARTWYALAYLREAARRGSGFVLGMAAWAATLLMALTGLGRAMLAG is encoded by the coding sequence ATGAGAGAACACCTGCCCGCCCTGGTCACCCTGCTCACCGTCCTGCTGATGTTCGGCACCGCCTTCGCGGTGGGCATTGCGCGCGGCCGCTACCAGGTCCAAGCGCCGGCCACCACCGGCCATCCGGCGTTCGAGCGCGCGTTCCGCGTGCAGATGAACACGCTCGAGGCGACGCTGCTGTTCCTGCCCACGCTGTGGCTGGCGGCGCACTACGGCTTCGCGTTCTGGGCGGGCATCGCCGGCCTGGTCTGGCTCGCTGCACGGACCTGGTACGCATTGGCCTACCTGCGGGAGGCGGCCCGCCGTGGCAGCGGCTTCGTGCTCGGCATGGCTGCCTGGGCGGCCACGCTGCTCATGGCCCTGACCGGCCTGGGCCGCGCGATGCTGGCCGGCTGA
- a CDS encoding GNAT family N-acetyltransferase, with translation MSVQVRQATVHDLDTLVPLFDGYRQFYGQPSDPHGIRAFLGARFAHHQSVILLALDGQGAGLGFTQLYPLFSSVRMVRTYLLNDLFVAPHARRRGVAAALLREAAAHARALGAASLSLSTALDNAPAQALYESLGWQRDRQFCEYGLAL, from the coding sequence ATGTCCGTCCAGGTTCGCCAGGCCACCGTCCACGACCTCGACACACTGGTGCCGCTGTTCGACGGCTACCGGCAGTTCTACGGCCAGCCGTCCGATCCGCATGGCATCCGGGCTTTCCTGGGTGCGCGATTCGCGCATCACCAGTCGGTGATCCTGCTGGCGCTGGACGGGCAGGGTGCGGGACTTGGCTTCACCCAGCTGTACCCGCTGTTCTCTTCGGTGCGGATGGTGCGCACCTATCTTCTCAATGATCTTTTCGTGGCGCCCCACGCGCGCCGCCGGGGCGTGGCGGCGGCGTTGCTGCGCGAGGCGGCGGCGCATGCGCGTGCGCTGGGCGCAGCCAGCCTCTCGCTGTCCACCGCGCTGGACAACGCGCCGGCGCAGGCATTGTACGAATCGCTGGGCTGGCAGCGGGATCGCCAGTTCTGCGAATACGGGCTCGCCTTGTGA
- a CDS encoding Maf family protein, whose translation MLYLASQSPRRRELLKQLGVDFMALDVDVPEMRAADESPERYVSRVARDKARAGLASLADADRALVLGSDTEVVLDGEVFGKPADGAQAAAMLRRLSGRTHAVISAVWGVDERGERGELCVSKVRFAPLDEAAIAAYVATGEPFGKAGGYAIQGRGAVLVEHLEGSYSGVMGLPLFETARLLRGFGVLPQ comes from the coding sequence ATGCTTTACCTTGCCTCGCAATCGCCGCGCCGGCGCGAGCTGCTGAAGCAGTTGGGCGTGGACTTCATGGCGCTCGACGTGGACGTGCCGGAGATGCGCGCCGCGGATGAATCGCCGGAGCGCTACGTCAGCCGCGTTGCGCGCGACAAGGCGCGGGCGGGGCTCGCTTCGCTGGCGGATGCCGACCGCGCACTCGTCCTCGGCTCGGACACCGAAGTGGTGCTCGATGGCGAGGTATTCGGCAAGCCGGCCGATGGGGCACAGGCTGCCGCCATGCTGCGGCGGCTGTCCGGGCGTACCCATGCGGTGATCTCGGCGGTCTGGGGCGTGGACGAGCGGGGCGAGCGGGGCGAGCTTTGCGTCTCGAAGGTCCGCTTCGCGCCATTGGACGAGGCTGCCATCGCGGCCTATGTCGCCACCGGCGAGCCTTTCGGCAAGGCCGGTGGCTATGCGATCCAGGGGCGTGGCGCGGTGCTGGTGGAGCATCTGGAGGGAAGCTACTCCGGGGTGATGGGCCTGCCACTGTTCGAGACCGCTCGATTGCTGCGCGGCTTCGGCGTGCTGCCGCAGTGA
- the cysD gene encoding sulfate adenylyltransferase subunit CysD has translation MHRPSHLDDLEAESIQILREVFACFRRPVMLYSIGKDSTVLLHLLRKASRPAPPPLPLLHVDTTWKFRDMIAFRDRVAAQGDIEMLVHVNQEGVRQGISPLTHGAAVHTDIMKTQALRQALDRHRFDAAIGGARRDEEKSRAKERIFSFRTAQHRWDPKQQRPELWHTWNTQIRQGESVRVFPLSNWTELDVWEYIRRERIEVVPLYFARERPVVERDGALIMVDDERFVLREGERIQQRRVRFRTLGCYPLTGAIASQADSLDAIIEEMRASRSSERQGRIIDHDGASSMEKKKQEGYF, from the coding sequence ATGCATCGCCCGTCCCATCTCGACGATCTGGAAGCGGAAAGCATCCAGATCCTGCGTGAAGTGTTTGCCTGTTTCCGCCGTCCGGTGATGCTCTATTCCATCGGGAAGGATTCCACCGTGCTGCTGCACCTGCTGCGCAAGGCCAGCCGGCCGGCGCCTCCGCCGCTGCCGCTGCTGCACGTGGATACGACCTGGAAGTTTCGCGACATGATCGCCTTCCGCGACCGCGTGGCGGCGCAGGGCGACATCGAGATGCTGGTGCACGTCAACCAGGAGGGCGTGCGCCAGGGCATCTCGCCGCTGACCCACGGCGCGGCGGTGCACACCGACATCATGAAGACCCAGGCGCTCAGGCAGGCGCTGGACCGGCACCGGTTCGACGCGGCGATCGGTGGCGCGCGCCGCGACGAGGAAAAGTCGCGGGCCAAGGAGCGCATCTTCTCCTTCCGCACCGCGCAACATCGCTGGGATCCGAAGCAGCAGCGGCCGGAGCTCTGGCACACCTGGAACACGCAGATCCGCCAGGGCGAGAGCGTGCGCGTGTTCCCGCTGTCGAACTGGACCGAACTGGACGTGTGGGAATACATCCGGCGCGAGCGGATCGAGGTGGTGCCGCTGTACTTCGCCAGGGAGCGGCCGGTGGTCGAGCGCGACGGTGCGCTGATCATGGTCGACGACGAGCGCTTCGTGCTGCGCGAAGGCGAGAGGATCCAGCAGCGCCGCGTGCGCTTCCGCACGCTGGGCTGTTATCCGCTCACCGGCGCGATCGCGTCGCAGGCCGACTCGCTGGACGCGATCATCGAGGAGATGCGCGCCTCGCGCAGTTCCGAGCGCCAGGGGCGCATCATCGACCACGATGGCGCCAGCTCGATGGAGAAGAAGAAGCAGGAGGGCTATTTCTGA
- a CDS encoding CPBP family intramembrane glutamic endopeptidase has protein sequence MPSRPLHPSLHDARLPHLGSAIGMIVLYFALQFVASGLVGVGLGFALGVSGAPASGMAARIKTVLAQPDTNALMVILTLLLAASMTIVLVRRLWPAAWSHGAPPGLGLTGPGRPLFYLAAVLLGLALPIAGGWLTRWIAHGHQVTQDVKQIGGAASLALRLPLALVVVSLGPLVEELLFRGALLSALLRRMHAGWAVALSSLLFAFVHLPDLNFLWYAVPNLALLAAALAWLRLRSGSLWPAVVAHGVNNLLAVIAWFVASPGLH, from the coding sequence ATGCCCTCCCGCCCGCTCCACCCCTCGCTGCACGACGCCCGGCTGCCGCACCTGGGCAGTGCGATCGGCATGATCGTTCTCTATTTCGCGTTGCAGTTCGTCGCCAGTGGTCTGGTCGGGGTCGGGCTGGGCTTCGCCCTGGGCGTGTCCGGTGCCCCGGCATCGGGCATGGCCGCCCGCATCAAGACCGTGCTGGCACAGCCGGACACCAACGCCTTGATGGTGATCCTGACCCTGCTGCTGGCCGCCAGCATGACCATCGTGCTGGTGCGCCGGCTGTGGCCCGCCGCCTGGTCACATGGCGCGCCCCCCGGCCTGGGACTGACCGGCCCCGGCCGCCCGCTGTTCTACCTCGCCGCGGTGCTGCTCGGCCTGGCCCTGCCGATCGCCGGCGGCTGGCTGACCCGCTGGATCGCGCACGGCCACCAGGTCACCCAGGACGTCAAGCAGATCGGCGGCGCCGCCTCGCTGGCGCTGCGCCTGCCGCTGGCGCTGGTGGTGGTCAGCCTGGGCCCGCTGGTCGAGGAACTGCTCTTCCGCGGCGCCCTGCTCTCGGCGCTGCTGCGACGCATGCACGCCGGCTGGGCGGTCGCCCTCAGCTCCCTGCTGTTCGCCTTCGTGCACCTGCCGGATCTGAACTTCCTCTGGTACGCGGTTCCCAACCTCGCGCTGCTCGCCGCGGCGCTGGCCTGGCTGCGACTGCGTTCGGGCTCGCTATGGCCGGCAGTGGTGGCGCATGGGGTGAACAACCTGCTGGCGGTGATTGCCTGGTTCGTGGCGTCCCCGGGCCTCCACTGA
- a CDS encoding dioxygenase family protein: MTTLPSLYISHGSPMTALQPGPVRERLAELAADLPRPQAIVIATAHWLSPAPQVGGAAQPETVHDFFGFPAELYQIRYPAPGAPALAERVLGLLGRAALDATLDPRRGLDHGAWVPLRLLYPEADIPVVPLSIQPGRDPAHHLAIGRALASLPGEGVLVIGSGSITHNLGDLRQGYGAEREAPYVRPFITWVEERLAAGDVDALLDYRRQAPFAQRAHPTDEHLLPLFVALGAAGTQPRAQRTDAGIDHGILAMDIYRFG; encoded by the coding sequence ATGACCACCCTGCCCAGCCTCTACATCTCCCACGGCTCGCCGATGACCGCGCTGCAGCCGGGCCCCGTCCGCGAGCGCCTGGCCGAACTGGCCGCCGATCTGCCGCGCCCGCAGGCGATCGTGATCGCCACCGCGCATTGGTTGAGCCCCGCGCCGCAGGTGGGTGGCGCCGCGCAGCCGGAGACGGTGCACGATTTCTTCGGATTCCCCGCGGAGCTCTACCAGATCCGCTATCCCGCGCCGGGCGCGCCGGCACTGGCCGAGCGCGTTCTCGGCCTGCTCGGGCGCGCCGCCCTGGACGCGACACTCGACCCGCGGCGCGGCCTGGACCATGGCGCCTGGGTGCCGCTGCGCCTGCTCTATCCGGAAGCCGACATCCCGGTCGTACCGCTCTCCATCCAGCCCGGACGCGACCCGGCGCACCACCTCGCGATCGGTCGCGCACTGGCTTCGTTGCCCGGCGAGGGCGTGCTGGTGATCGGCTCGGGCAGCATCACCCACAACCTGGGCGACCTGCGCCAGGGCTACGGCGCCGAGCGCGAGGCGCCCTACGTGCGACCGTTCATCACTTGGGTGGAAGAGCGCCTGGCCGCCGGCGACGTGGATGCACTGCTCGACTATCGCCGCCAGGCTCCCTTCGCCCAGCGCGCCCATCCGACCGACGAACACCTGCTGCCCCTGTTCGTCGCGCTCGGCGCCGCCGGCACGCAACCGCGCGCGCAACGCACCGATGCCGGCATCGACCACGGCATCCTGGCGATGGACATCTACCGCTTCGGCTGA
- a CDS encoding tetratricopeptide repeat-containing sulfotransferase family protein, with protein MPASWPFPDHPADMAMRVASLSPGQRQQLEAAARAIRDGVPAPARQALDAVLAGAPGHPEALRLRGILHTRARQYDAAREALRNALREWPDDPLALTDLGNAEQAAGEIEAALAHWRKACALAPDYPMGWFNLGRNLQVLGYTTLAVEALQRACALAPTLLPAHVLLGDALVHLGRFDEAASHYRAALAVHPACGDAWRGLANMKTRPLPEEDRTRLIALLQRNDVAEPDRIAMGFALGKVNEDQGRYEEAFAALGEANARQRRLAPWQAGAFHGLVESVSAAGASLPPPLAPTLGEEAIFIVGLPRSGSTLFEQILAAHPQVEGASELPDLGEVLVEESTRRGQPFPRWAPSATAQDWQRMGRRYLERTARWRRQRPRFTDKLPENWLHAGVLGAMLPGARIVDVRRDALEAGWSCFKQQFYRLPHFACTLTDIAAYVRDYESAMDRWQAAAPARIRSQRYEALLADPEAEIRALLAFCGLPFDAACLEFHRATRAIRTPSAAQVRQPLNRDTARAERYGRLLDPLRLGLGRPLY; from the coding sequence ATGCCCGCTTCGTGGCCATTCCCCGATCACCCGGCCGACATGGCCATGCGGGTCGCGAGCCTGTCACCGGGGCAACGCCAGCAACTGGAGGCGGCGGCCAGGGCGATCCGCGACGGCGTGCCGGCACCCGCACGGCAGGCGCTCGACGCCGTGCTGGCCGGTGCGCCAGGTCATCCCGAGGCACTGCGCCTGCGCGGCATCCTGCACACCCGCGCCCGGCAGTACGATGCCGCGCGCGAGGCCCTGAGGAACGCCTTGCGGGAATGGCCCGACGACCCGCTGGCCCTCACCGACCTGGGTAACGCCGAACAGGCGGCCGGCGAGATCGAGGCTGCGCTGGCGCATTGGCGCAAGGCCTGTGCGCTGGCGCCGGACTACCCGATGGGCTGGTTCAACCTGGGACGCAACCTGCAGGTGCTCGGCTACACCACGCTTGCGGTGGAGGCGCTGCAACGCGCCTGCGCACTGGCGCCGACGCTGCTTCCCGCCCACGTGTTGCTGGGCGACGCCCTCGTCCACCTGGGCCGCTTCGACGAAGCCGCCTCGCACTACCGTGCCGCGCTCGCGGTGCACCCGGCCTGCGGCGACGCGTGGCGCGGGCTGGCCAACATGAAGACGCGGCCCCTCCCGGAAGAAGACCGCACGCGGCTCATCGCGCTGCTCCAGCGCAACGACGTCGCCGAGCCCGATCGCATTGCCATGGGTTTCGCCCTGGGCAAGGTCAACGAGGACCAGGGACGCTACGAGGAAGCCTTCGCCGCCCTCGGCGAGGCGAACGCGCGCCAGCGCCGGCTGGCCCCCTGGCAGGCCGGCGCGTTCCATGGATTGGTGGAATCGGTGAGCGCCGCCGGCGCCAGCTTGCCGCCGCCGCTCGCCCCGACACTGGGCGAGGAGGCGATCTTCATCGTCGGCCTGCCGCGCTCGGGCTCGACCCTGTTCGAACAGATCCTCGCCGCGCACCCGCAGGTGGAGGGGGCCAGCGAACTGCCGGACCTGGGCGAAGTACTGGTGGAGGAGTCGACCCGCCGCGGCCAGCCGTTTCCGCGCTGGGCGCCGTCCGCCACGGCGCAGGACTGGCAGCGCATGGGCCGGCGCTACCTCGAGCGCACCGCCCGCTGGCGTCGGCAGCGCCCGCGCTTCACCGACAAGCTGCCGGAGAACTGGCTCCATGCCGGCGTGCTGGGCGCGATGCTGCCGGGCGCGCGCATCGTCGACGTGCGGCGCGACGCGCTGGAGGCCGGCTGGTCGTGCTTCAAGCAGCAGTTCTACCGGCTGCCGCATTTTGCCTGCACGCTGACCGACATCGCCGCCTACGTGCGCGACTACGAATCGGCGATGGACCGCTGGCAGGCCGCAGCGCCGGCCCGCATCCGCAGCCAGCGTTACGAGGCGCTGCTGGCCGATCCCGAAGCCGAGATCCGTGCCCTGCTCGCGTTCTGCGGCCTGCCCTTCGACGCCGCCTGCCTGGAATTCCATCGCGCCACGCGCGCGATCCGCACGCCCAGCGCCGCGCAGGTCCGCCAGCCGCTCAACCGCGACACCGCGCGCGCCGAGCGCTATGGCCGCCTGCTCGACCCGCTGCGACTGGGGCTGGGCCGACCGTTGTACTAG